The Comamonas sp. GB3 AK4-5 genome includes a region encoding these proteins:
- the yajC gene encoding preprotein translocase subunit YajC, protein MFISSAFAQTAPAAAGGSDMMSSLTGMLPLVLMFVVLYFVMIRPQMKRQKEQRAMVEALAKGDEVATNGGLLGKISDLNEQFLFIEVAAGVVVQVQRGAVLQVLPKGTVTTK, encoded by the coding sequence GTGTTTATTTCTTCCGCTTTTGCACAGACCGCCCCCGCAGCCGCTGGTGGCAGCGACATGATGTCCTCGCTCACCGGCATGCTGCCGCTGGTGCTGATGTTTGTGGTGCTGTATTTTGTGATGATCCGCCCCCAGATGAAGCGCCAGAAAGAGCAGCGCGCCATGGTGGAGGCGCTGGCCAAGGGTGACGAAGTGGCCACCAATGGTGGCCTGCTGGGCAAGATCAGCGACCTGAACGAGCAATTCCTGTTCATCGAAGTGGCCGCTGGCGTTGTCGTGCAAGTGCAGCGCGGCGCCGTGCTGCAGGTGCTGCCCAAGGGCACCGTGACTACCAAGTAA
- the ltrA gene encoding group II intron reverse transcriptase/maturase, translating into MRKLTGDGESASSREPQDWHAIDWHRVEQFVRTTQRRIAKATLEKDWRKVKALQRSLNHSFSARALAVRRVTENQGKRTAGVDRQLWDSPALKRAAIGRLKQQRGYRAKPLRRVYIPKSNGKERPLGIPTMLDRAMQALHLLGLEPVAETTSDPNSYGFRRNRSTADAMGQIFICTSRKASAQWVLEADIEGCFDHINHDWLVRHVPMNKTILRKWLKAGVVHQGRLSPTEEGTPQGGIISPTLANMTLNGLETNLATYLDTRHGVKKAKKLKVNVVRYADDFVVTGSSQELLETEIRPWIAAFLAQRGLRLSPEKTKVVRIDEGFDFLGWNFRKYKGKLLIKPSKKNVKAFYSKVRGILKTHISVKQEDLIAKLNPVLRGWAQYHQPVVAKEAFSRMDSLIYWRLVRWSRRRHPNKSRPWCKSRYWQRIKDRDEFAATVKTAEGSRTWRLLKLADTEIVRHEKIKGDYNPFDPAWEVYGEKLRTKRMLKSMAYQYETSMLFIKQDGRCALCAESLAYEGGWHDHHIVRKVDGGSDAMSNRVLLHPVCHTRLHALGLTVTKPAP; encoded by the coding sequence ATGAGAAAACTCACCGGCGACGGCGAATCTGCGTCCTCACGCGAACCGCAGGACTGGCATGCCATTGATTGGCATCGGGTCGAGCAGTTTGTGAGAACGACGCAGAGACGTATAGCGAAGGCTACGCTGGAGAAGGACTGGCGCAAGGTGAAAGCCTTGCAACGGTCTTTGAACCACTCGTTTTCCGCCAGGGCACTGGCGGTAAGGCGAGTTACTGAAAACCAGGGCAAGCGAACGGCGGGAGTCGATCGCCAGCTTTGGGATTCACCTGCCCTGAAACGGGCGGCGATAGGTCGGTTAAAGCAGCAACGGGGGTATAGAGCTAAACCGCTTCGGCGGGTCTATATCCCCAAGTCCAACGGAAAGGAACGCCCTCTGGGTATTCCGACGATGTTGGACCGGGCCATGCAGGCGTTACACCTGTTGGGCCTGGAGCCTGTGGCGGAAACCACGAGCGATCCGAATAGCTACGGCTTTAGACGGAATCGTTCTACGGCGGATGCTATGGGGCAGATATTTATTTGCACCTCGCGAAAAGCTTCGGCTCAGTGGGTGTTGGAAGCGGATATCGAAGGCTGTTTTGACCATATCAACCACGACTGGCTGGTGCGTCATGTTCCTATGAACAAGACAATCCTGCGCAAGTGGCTGAAGGCCGGGGTGGTCCACCAGGGCCGCTTATCGCCAACCGAGGAAGGAACACCGCAAGGTGGAATCATCTCGCCAACTTTGGCGAATATGACGTTGAACGGGCTGGAAACAAACCTGGCTACGTATCTGGATACGCGCCATGGTGTGAAGAAGGCAAAGAAGCTGAAAGTCAATGTGGTCCGGTACGCTGACGATTTCGTCGTTACAGGTAGCTCCCAGGAGCTTCTGGAAACCGAAATCAGGCCGTGGATAGCAGCGTTCCTTGCACAACGAGGATTGCGACTGTCGCCGGAGAAGACCAAGGTCGTGCGCATAGATGAGGGCTTTGATTTCCTGGGGTGGAATTTCCGCAAATACAAGGGAAAACTACTCATCAAACCGAGCAAAAAGAATGTGAAAGCGTTCTATAGCAAGGTGAGGGGAATCCTGAAAACGCACATATCGGTGAAGCAGGAGGATCTCATCGCCAAACTGAATCCAGTCCTTCGGGGTTGGGCGCAGTACCACCAGCCGGTGGTGGCGAAAGAAGCCTTCAGTCGGATGGACAGCTTGATCTACTGGCGCCTTGTGCGTTGGTCGAGAAGGCGGCATCCGAATAAGTCTCGGCCATGGTGCAAAAGCCGTTACTGGCAGCGCATCAAGGACAGGGATGAGTTCGCTGCAACCGTGAAAACGGCAGAGGGTTCGCGTACGTGGAGACTGTTGAAGCTTGCGGATACAGAGATCGTGCGCCACGAAAAGATCAAAGGGGACTACAACCCCTTTGACCCTGCTTGGGAGGTCTATGGCGAGAAGTTGAGGACGAAGCGCATGCTCAAGAGCATGGCGTACCAGTACGAGACTTCGATGCTGTTCATCAAGCAAGACGGGCGTTGTGCGCTTTGCGCAGAATCTTTGGCCTACGAAGGCGGATGGCACGACCACCACATTGTTCGCAAGGTGGATGGAGGGTCAGACGCCATGTCCAACCGGGTGCTTCTGCATCCGGTTTGTCATACACGGCTGCATGCCCTAGGGTTGACAGTTACAAAGCCGGCCCCATAA